The Nerophis lumbriciformis linkage group LG09, RoL_Nlum_v2.1, whole genome shotgun sequence nucleotide sequence acggATCCTTAGCATCGATTCTCAACAtacttttttataatttattttttcaaaataatttgacATTGTATTGAAGTATTACAGTCTTTTAGCTCTTGGTCCAACTTATTCCATACATGAATCCCAACAAAAGACACACTATGCTACTTTGCACTTTTAAACATGTATTTCTTTTGGAAATTATAAACAGTCTCATTTTTTAAACAATCCCTGAATATACACTAGTAACTTGTTATTGTATGTTATACATAAATTGTGCTGTCTTAAAGTCGACCAAATCTTTCAGTTTTAGTGCGTTTAATTTAATTAAAGACCAATTTGTATGTGTCCTGTGCGCCACTTTAGAATTTATATATTTGCAAAAGTAAGAACTGCACTGAAACATTCTGAGAGCTGTTTTAATATGCAATATTGGTTATTCCATTGAGTAGTTCAATTCAAAAACGGAATATTCTATAAAGCTTTACTATAGACACAGTGAGATATTTCAAGATgcatttcttttttgtttttttttacaataataaagccaacagCGGATTTTAAGAAAATTCAGTATCTCATGCAATTTGAAAAATTGTTAATGTTTAATCATTTCAACTATTAGTTTGCGCTCTGTAGAAATATAAATAttgttttatcatttttttattagttAGCTTTAATGTAAAATGTAATGTATGTAATTATATAGTACATATACAACACAATTTATTTAAACATGTCTAATATATGCACCAATATATGCAATTATAATAAAGACTATAGGACTATTGTATACATTATGTGTATTTTTTGTGTTTCATATTAAAAAgtgaaaatgtaattattgtatCGGTTTAGCTTATTTGTTTAATCTTTGGTCAGTTTTTCCACCACTGCAATAGTACTTATATTGCTTAAACAATAAAGAAAATGGGCTTGAATTAATGTTTCATAACTATGACGTCACCAAGAATTGCATGGTAACAATTCATGTTTTGACACCAGTTACGCTCGTCTGTCCTCTGGTGGTCAGTATATATACTGCATTGTGCTTTTGAGTGCGTTTAAATTAAGGTAGCATGTTTGCCAGTGCTTCGTTTGTTTGATtgtacttttaaagttatttttccGGCAGGAAGATACGAGTTTCAACAAATATTCAGTGATATTAACAGCTGATTTATGTCatacctccaaattcgggagtttgggggggggcgtggtcgggggattatatttatagctagaatttcagtgaattctagctatatatatatatatatatatatatatatatatatatatatatatatatatatatatatatatatatatatacacatatataataaaatgcatacatatatatagctagaattcactgaaacataaaataaatacttgaatttcagtgttcatttatttacacatgtacacacataacactcctctctactcattgttgtatttgaaagtgcaatgctttgcagccagtagcacagcctttgaaggagcataggtatgggcagtgtaatattctgggttggagtcaataaccaggcgaggtgacgaagttacgtctctttacttcatatttcagaaccgactcccacacttgcattaaagatgtgctatttggatttacactgtatgaaaaaacatttgaaaaggaattttaagATATCCACAACAcgaatacatacattttatatattcgGGTTGTGGATATCTTTGTCATCTATGGATCTTTTCTGGTTTCAGACTGTTCAGATGTGGGAATTTTTACTTCTCCAAATGACTACAGTTCTTTATAGTCGTGATAATACGACTTTCCCCGTATTTGAACATGTTTTTCTTAATACGAATACAATTTCATTTTAAGACATATAAAGTGTTTAAAACGTTTATTAGACATTGATTCATGTATTCGGATTAGAGCGCTCTATTCTTTGCGCCTATGAATATTTTCCGGGTTTAGACTTTTGCGTTTACATTTGTTTGGAAATTTTCAATTTCACCTTTACTTTATTCTCCTGATATTAACATTTCTCCTTGGTGTATGTTATCATTTTTCTTAATACTAATACAGTTTAATGGCAAGACATCTCAAATTGATTACATACATGTTTTTAGAGTTTATTAAATAAGATATAATGTGTTTTatcatttttttggtcaaattagCATTAAGATATATCATTTCAAATATAGAGCTTCTATACATAGTGGTTTATTAACCAtatttaaacttaaaaaaaacattgatatgTGGCATGTGCATACATGTCTATAATATTTTGattataggacatctctaataaatcaACTAGGAATTGCAACCGGGAATCGTTTTTTTATAGTAAGGTCATGGTTATATCAACACAAACAAGCAGCTTCAAGTACTTTGACCACAGcaggttaaaaatatatttgactcctGCTACAAGCATAACTTACATAAAAagagatgttttttttcctcggtGTAATAAATCTTTCGTAGAACATTCCAGCCCCTGGGGACAGTAACCAGTCGGGCCCTGCAACCTTTCACCCTGCAGGGACAGATTCCAGTTACTGAGCCTGGGGGACGATGAAAAACTCTGCAGGGgagaactaaaaaaataaaataaaataaaatctactaTGCAGATGATGCACACCGACATATATGATGTCCGTTGGGATACATGGCGGTTGTCTTCGAGCATGCATTTCTAGTAGTTGTAGACGAACACAAGCAAGGGATATCCTGCATCTCGCCTGAACAGAAGAAAGTATGGATGACGTTGATGCTGAGTCAGCGTGTGTGCAAACCTGAAAGTGCTGCAGGTCTTCTTGCGGTCTTCACGAGCAGGCGTCCTCTCGTAGATGTCAGCATGCAGCGACGTGTTGTGCAAAGTAACACCTGAGCTATACATTACCAGCGCTCCTTCTATCTTCTATCAAGTGTGGCTCCACCAAAATTACACATTAACCTGAAACATGTCTCTTACCTtgctatcttgttttttttttttgtcctcttGCAATCTCCACAGTGCTCCACTTTCCACAAGGATTGGGAAAAACGAGCCAAATAATAAGGAAAAGTAGCAACTGTGCTTGACTAAAAACatcttgttatattttgttataaACAAGTAAATAAAAGAATGCATGCATGTTGACAGTAACAATGCATTGATAAATGTGGGAAGCAGACAGGTGTCTACACAGCAGGTGACCTCGGTGCGAGGAATCAAACATCATGCAACAGATGTAAATATTCCCAAGGTAAAAGCAATGTAAAACAAAAAAGACTCTGAAATAAGTTGAAGTGCATcataaattaaatgtaaaatatcaTTATGACTGAATTAGACAAGACGAgggagaaagaaagaaaaaagtgtTTAATTTGACATAATTTGGAATGCATATTTATATTTTCACAAATGCCCCTTTTCCCTACTAGTTGCATCAGGGTTTCTGCAGGAatcagcaaatctaatttaatgcAACCTAAAACCATTTTTAATGCCCATGTCGTACTGCAGATCCTTGTTTTATATTAGGGGTTTTCTAAGTTTTTAGACTCAGGCGCAATATTGGGTAAAAACAGGGGTCAGCAGCCCGTGGCTCTCGAGCCTCAGGTGGCTCTTTAGTGCGGCCCTTGTGGCTCCatggagcattttttttaaagtattgaaAATTGGAAAAGATGGGCGGggaaattattattttgttttagtatgtttattgtttgaggacaaacatgacacaaaccttcccaattgttagaaagcccactgtttaatatgtgtgtgtgtgtgtgtgtgtgtgtgtgtgtgtgtgtgtgtgtgtgtgtgtgtgtgtgtgtgtgtgtgtgtgtgtgtgtgtgtgtgtgcgtgcgcgtgcgtgtgtgtgcgtgcgtgcgtgcgtgcgtgcgtgcgtgcgtgcgtgcgtgcgtgtgtgtgtgtgtgtgtgtgtgtgtgtgtgtgtgtgtgtgtgtgtgtgcttcactgatgagagtatttggtgaacatcgttttgtcctactaatgtcggcggttcttgaactcaccatagtgtggactgtgacgcaacagtttgtttacatgtaaaatcttccactcctttgtctcattttgtccaccaaacgttttatgttgtgcgtgaatgcacaaaggtgcactttgttgatgttattgacttgtgtggagtgctaatcaggcatatttggtcagtgcatgactgcaagctaatcaattttaattttttggggcggtatagctcggttggtagagtggccgtgccagcaacttgagggttccaggttcgatccccgcttctgccatcctagtcactgccgttgtgtccttgggcaagacactttacccacctgctcccagtgccacccacactggtttaaaaatgtaacttagacattgggtttcactatgtaaagcgctttgagtcacgagagaaaagcgctatataaatataattcacttcacttcactaatcaatgctaacatgctatttaggctagctttatgtacattttgcatcattatgtctcatttggggcagcacggtggcagaggggttagtgcgtctgcctcacaatacgaaagtgctgagtagtctggggttcaatcccaggctcgggatctttctgtgtggagtttgcatgttctccccgtgactgcgtgggttccctccgggtactccggcttcctcccacctccaaaaacatgcacctggggataggttgattggcaacactaaattggccctagtgtgtgaatgtgagtgtgaatgttgtctgtctatctgtgttggccctgtgatgaggtggcgacttgtccagggtgtaccccgccttccgctcgattgtagctgagataggctccagcgccccccgcgaccccaaagggaataagcggtagaaaatggatggatggatggatatatatatatatatatatatatatacagtatatttatttatatatatatgtacgattTTTCTccacaaatgtaaatgttttaagtGCACATTAACATAGGTTCAACACACTGTAGTGTTGTTCATAAATGGCATTGGCATGGACACGCTACTCACTCTACCTTGCAGTTTCAAagtaaaaacataaaacaactaTTTTATTGTAAGCATTTATGATTGCTAGCGATTGGCACTCTACTGTAGTTGCGATTATCGCTGTAGTTGTCAACTACCAATTTGCGGAGTACATGCCAGCTAACGATAACGCTCAAGTTGCCAGATAGTAAGTAGCGcgtcagttgccagctagcgattagcacgtcAGTTGCCAGCAAGTGGTTCGTGCTGTAGTTGTCAAGCAGCGATTAGTGTGCTAGTTGCTAGCGATTAGCATTCTAGTTGTCACAGCCCGAGCACACCTCAGTGCGCATTCATGCGtgcgctgcgctgagcgcacctccggtAGTGCGCCGGGCGCGCAtcagtccggctgcagcaagcagctgcaatccgcgcacctgtcactgatcagaggacctgccttcataagcctgcacaacctgctatcccgggccagaacgtagtttcctgtttTGTACAGTAAGCCAACTCGTATAAAGCTCTATGCTCtccctctctgtgttttctcctcctccgtgtttcattgtgcGTTGTCCTGTGTCGTGTCGTTCCAGCAGCAAACCTACGTTCCCGTGTCaccagctgtgtgtctcgtcttcccgcgTTCCCTCAGCTTCCCTGGctacctcttggatctcgacctcccgcctggacacggactttgacgcctcgctattgccccgacttcctgcctgttctCACAGACCTCCGAGCCAGCTttcccctcttggacttccgcctcttgctcaacactcccggtaacacacaacagttaattcacacacatagtcgcaccatacacttttggattagtcacacttcattctcttgtttattaatattattatttattatatatatagtgtatatatataaataaatagaatttAAACGACgcccctcctgtctgtgccgtctccttccttcTGTACACATAACACTAGTTTCCATATAGCGATTAGtgctttagttgccagctagtgattagtgcacCAGTTACCAGCTAACGATTAACGCTCCTGTTGTCAGCGTGGCAGTTGCCGGCTAGCGAATAGGGCAGCagtttccagctagcaattagtcctGTAGTTGTCAGCTCCCGATTAGCGCTACAGTTGCCAGCTAGTAATTAGGGCTCTAGTtgacagctagcgattagtgtggCAGTTGCCAGCGAGCGTATAGGGCACCAGTTGCGAGCTAGAAATGATCGCTCTACTTGCCAGCTGGCAATTtgcacactagttgccagcttgTTGCTGAGTAGCGCACCAGTTGCCAGCCAGCGATTAGCACGCTATTTTCCAGCTAGCTATTAGTGGCACTACTGCTAATATTTGCACAATAACAAGATATTTTTATAACCATTTCAATACATAACAAAAAGTAGAGGGTCCCCACACCCTTGCTCCCTCAATTTGGGGGTCCTTGACCTGGACAACGTTGAAGACTCTTGCTGTAGGGTGTTTTTTCAAATTAGCTTGTAATTTGTAACACACCTTAAGGGGACTGATAAGAACTTGTTTGTAAAGTTTGAGGAAGATTGGGTGGAAAACCACGGATGACATCAAGCAAAATACATTTGCAGTTGCAACACGTAACAGAGACTCATGGGGTTTCATTTGAAATTGTATTATTTACATGGTGAAACACATgattagaaaatgttttttttgcattatgaTATTCCTTTTACATGTTGTATGTCCTCAGGTCTTGGTCAAAAAAGTGTCATCGTGGAAAGACAATTGACAAAGGACAATTAATTATAAGAAGCACACTTACAGAGAACATGTCAGTGTTTTTCGTGTTTCTTTTTCATTCTTGTACCTTTCTTTGTACCGTAACATGTCTGGTCACTCCACTTACTCCAGAAGCTTTCTTCTGCACAATATGTGTGCAACTTACAGCGAACTTTGAAGCAGTTTCTTTCTTCGCCAGAAGTAGGAAAAGTCTGGCTTGTAAGCATGGTGGAAATCCGCTCCTAATAACAGAAATAATGAATATTTTAATACAATTATGTTCAGGTGAGCTTTTTAAGACAAATGGGATATTAGTATTATTTGTTATggttatttcattttttattgttgttgtatatatttttgttaaaccatgtgtccattcctttttttatAATGCTTAACATTAGGGTCATGGGTAAACTGGAGCCTGTCccagctatatatacatatatacacatgtatatactacacacacacacacacacacacacacacacacttatatatatatatatatatatatatatatatatatatatatatatatatatacacatgtatatatatatatatatatatatatatatatatatatatatatatatatatatatatatatatatatatatatatatatatatatatatatatatatatatatatatatacacacacacacacacacacatagttaatTAGTGCATATAAACTTTTGTTCAATTACATTTAAAAAGGTAACTTTTTATATAGaatattttatatttggtataATCCCTCATGGAAATGATaaattccagtaaaaaaaaatatattttattaaattaaataaaacagtgttactttttatatataacatattataCCCTTTACAATTTACAAACTCTCATGGAAATTTTAAATCTAGAAATAAACAATCTATATCCGTCAAAttgtatggccctgcgatgaggtggcgacttgttcagggtgtaccccgccttccgcccgattgtagctgagataagctccagcaccccccgcgaccccgaatggaataagcggtagaaaatggatgggatggatgtttttacaaattatatatatatatattatacttatTATAGTTGTTTCCTTATGGAAATTAGAAATTcagcaatataaaaaaacatatattctggcaaaaaaaaaacaaatatataaatatacatacatacatacatacatacatacatacatacatacatacatacatacatacatacatacatttaaatatcaaatttgatcaattaaatagatttgttttactttttatgtATGTTATACTGATCACAATCCCTTGTGTAAATGATAAAGCTagttaaaaataactaaataaataaaatgttattcaattaaataaaaaaaggttactttttaaaattaattgtattttaaggactcaatacacacacacaaaaatgtatattttaatattatttatttgtttatttatatttataactgCAAACTAATAGCTTATACTTattctaataaaaatatgttaaatatacattttggtacagtgcatctggaaagtattcacagcgcttaattttttccacattttgttatgttacagccttattccaaaattgaatagattcatttttgtcctcaaaattcctcAGCCAATATCCCATAATAACGATGTGAATgtgttatgttttttgttttttgttttaaaatgtattcaaaataaaaataaataatttaaaaaaaacactcataGGTATTCACAGCAttcgctcaatactttgttgatacacctttgacagcaattacagcctcaagccttttggaatacaatgccacaagcttggcacacctatcttttggcagtttcgcccattccactTTGCCCATTTCTCTTTTGAGCATCGCTCAAGCTCCATtagattggatgggaagtgttgcttttcatccaggatgtctctgtatttTGCCACAtgcatctttccctctatcctgactagtctcccagttcctgccactgaaaaacatccctGCCATTCCATCACCATGCTTCACTGGGGGATGGTaacggcctggtgatgagcggtgcctggtttcctccaaacttgatgcctggcattcacgccaaagagtacaatttgtgtctcatcagaccacagaattttgtttctcacagCTGggtttggctccagcaccccctgagatcccaaaagggacaagcggtagaaaatggatggatggatggtctgagagtctttcaggtgcattttggctaaGTTTTTACTAAGACATGGCTTCCATCtcgccactataccatacaggcctgttTGGTGGTGTTTTGCtgtagagatggttgtccttctggaaggttctcctctctccacagactagactaagatgaatgcagcaatgtacagagacatcctggatgaaaaccaatgcttcccatccaacctgatagagcttgagaggtgcgtgccaagcttgtggcatcaaatTAAACAAGACTCAAGGctattgagcaaagggtctgaatacttatgtcCATGTGATTTGTTTCTTAATTTTAAtacgtttgcaaaaaaaaacttcaaatcgTCATATTGGGGTATTGTGTGgagaatttttgggaaaaaaaagatttgtttttCTTCCATCTTTTAATAAGGCTGTGACATAACAAAATATGGGGAAAGTGAAGCACTGTATTTTAagtaaatagtcctaaaaattatcTTCCTGCCGTTTTGTGGCTACAACTGCTACAGTATAAAATGATTTTTCCCAGCCGGTGGCATCTACTGTAAAGTAATCCCATTCAAAACAAACTGGTGTGAAGAGGTCAGAGGGCATGATGGCAGCTTGGTGCTTTACTTTGGATATTAACATACCGATTCATATTGCCCGCCAGGATTCACTCTGATGTGTTCCAACTCATATTCCAGGCAGTGTTCAGGAACTTTACCATAAGGTTTATTCCAGGTCAActtgagtggagtgtgtgaaaGCAGGTGTGGCTTGTCGGCAGGATCAGGCTTCACTAACAAAGACACAAAGATGATATCAACGAGGCAATAAAGCACATGAACACAACACAAGACTAAGATCAGAAAATGTTGTCGTGTTACCAAAGTTTTGGATTTGTATGGAAGCATATGTAGGCTTCAAGGGGCCTTTGGGTGAGGAGCCGTTGACACATAAATTGACATCAGTAAATAGTGGGAGAGGTCTTCTTGTGAAGTTGCATCCACTTCTAACTCCATTTGTAGCGATGTAATCAGGACACTCTTCTGTCTTCTCCAGTTCGCTGTGCCTATCAAGGTCAACATTAGCTTTGATAAATGATGTATTAATGacatacacacaaaatataaTCTTTGATCACTTCTATTTCACAAATTGTCCGGGTATTTTAGGCATTTTAAATCACAAAATTGTACTAATCATAACGTTTCTGATTTACTGTTGTAAATAATTAAGCCATTATTAAGCAACATGCTATATTTGCAAtctgtttatttacaatttacacaacgtgccaacttcactggttttgggttttgtacatgcatacatatatacatacatacatttaaagattaaatatccatccatccatccattttctaccgcttattccctttggggtcacggggggcgctggagcctatctcagctacaatcaggcggaaggcggggtacaccctggacaagtcgccacctcatcgcagggccaacacagatagacagacaacattcacactcacattcacacactagggccaatttagtgttgccaatcaacttatccccaggtgcatgtctttggaagtgggaggaagccggagtacccggagggaacccacgcagtcacggggaggacatgcaaactccacacagaaagatcccgagcccgggattgaacccaagactactcaggaccttcgtattgtgaggcagatgcactaacccctcttccaccgtgaagcccaagatCAAATATGaccaattaaatatatttgttttactttttatatATGGTATACTCATCACAATCCCTCATGTAAATGATAAAgctagttaaaaataaataaataaacgaatAATTTTAttcaattcaattaaaaatagttactttttaaaatttattgtaCTTTAAGGAatcaaaacacacaaacaaaaacgtgtattttaatattatttatttgtttatttatatttataacggCAAACTAATAGCTTAAACGtattctgattaaaaaaatatatatattaaatatacattttggtacagtgCATATTCACAGCGCTTAATTGTTTCCacgttttgttatgttacagccttattccaaaatcgaatacattcatttttgtcctcaaaattcttcagCCAATACCCCATAATAACGATGTGAATGtgttatggtttttttttttaattttgaaaaatgtattaaaaataaaaataaataattgaaaaaatactcattagtattcacagcatttgctcaatactttgttgatgcaacaTGCTGCTATATTGGTCTTGACTAATCGCTGTACAGTAAATGCTTACTTTCACTATCGTATGTAAGGTGTACTGGGATTTTAAAGATGACATTGACAACGCCGCTCTTTTTCTAAAAGATAAAGTCTAAGACGAAAcaatattttttggtaaaatcGTGTTCCGAAGCATACGCCCGTGAAATCATATTTCAGTCATCAAAGAAGTCCTTCAGTGCCACCTGTTGGTTGCTTCGAAAATTGCTTGTATTCAGACACGTGACTTTTTCCCGGAAGTGGGAAAAAAAGTGGTGGTCAAACAAGCTAACATGCAAGCAGCGCGCAAACTATACAAAATAGGCTTAAATctttctgcaaaaagcagatacgagcaaaaataaataaatcaaaccaTGCAATGGAAGAGATCCCTATACTTTAACAGAAAAAGATTGGTAGAGTGATATCGAGGATTACGTTGGTCAAACGAGTGTGCTCCAGACGGCATTCTTCaccacaaaacagatggaaacttggaaaagcatggaggtctacaacttctttgtcttTGGTTGGGTCAAGGAAATTAGTATCAAGACTCAACTAATTaagtatgcatcgtttttgcccgGGTAAGGTTGCATGTCATGTTTTAACTTCAACATCAgtgatgtttgttgctgttgcaggCGCCGTTTACGTGTAGctaaaggctaaatggcgccgagTCCCCATTGTGAACTGCGCTTGACCATTACGCGTATTCATTGGGCGGGACGTGAGCCGGACGTGGCGTCAGAAACATCCCAGCAATAAGACGCCctgttttttttcccgattccacTATCAGGATTTCaatgttttaaatattatttattataataaagttatctttaaaaaatactatataataatattgttattttaGAAACAATTATGTATAAAATAGTATATACTATTTTCCTATGTATGTTTTTAAATAtgttatctttaaaaaaatactcTATAAAAAACTTATTTTAGAATCAATgcggtgtgtttatatatatatatatatatatatatatatata carries:
- the il13ra2 gene encoding interleukin-13 receptor subunit alpha-2; this encodes MQVKMLTASKEMLLLTFCMMEVHCSGIQVDPPEEIQLIDRGHLGYLEITWSLPVSLIDMQECPIRYQLEYYNIRVQKWTVIKTIHRTYSDQFDLTKDIRVIVYTLLGGHCTNNTWVRSANYTELVQNLQSTGLQSSGVKNIRCVFYNMENMICEWKRNITSPSSLQLYLYYWHSELEKTEECPDYIATNGVRSGCNFTRRPLPLFTDVNLCVNGSSPKGPLKPTYASIQIQNFVKPDPADKPHLLSHTPLKLTWNKPYGKVPEHCLEYELEHIRVNPGGQYESERISTMLTSQTFPTSGEERNCFKVRCKLHTYCAEESFWSKWSDQTCYGTKKGTRMKKKHEKH